In Sus scrofa isolate TJ Tabasco breed Duroc unplaced genomic scaffold, Sscrofa11.1 Contig46, whole genome shotgun sequence, the following proteins share a genomic window:
- the LOC100627720 gene encoding neuroblastoma breakpoint family member 6-like protein, whose translation MAVSLTTPSGLRTDMNILETNRYLRSQLEKSKQDFRDLTEKFLASQATAYSLANQLQKYKCEEYKDLIESVLEEEVLFQDGELAEKMSLAARLGEYDPLIQAQARELTHLRQKIQEGESVCYLFTQHIKNTAKSFEILLRSSDLTYHQGQKFCELLAQGSHLAERLASKLTIENHDDRKVDHGQEPLAPRSGPAVRLWFPVALV comes from the exons ATGGCTGTATCTCTCACTACTCCCTCTGGTCTGAGAACAGACATGAATATCTTGGAAACCAACAGGTACTTGCGCTCCCAGCTGGAAAAAAGCAAACAGGACTTCAGAGACCTCACAGAGAAATTCCTCGCCTCTCAAGCTACTGCTTACTCCCTGGCCAACCAGCTGCAGAAATACA AATGTGAAGAGTACAAAGACCTCATTGAATCCGTGCTGGAGGAGGAAGTGCTGTTTCAGGATGGAGAGCTGGCAGAGAAGATGAGCCTGGCTGCAAGGCTTGG GGAATATGATCCCCTAATTCAAGCTCAGGCCAGAGAACTGACCCACTTACGACAAAAGATACAGGAAGGGGAAAGTGTGTGTTATCTTTTCACACAGCATATAAAGAATACAGCCAAGTCTTTTGAGATTCTCCTCAGGAGCAGTGACCTTACCTACCACCAGGGACAGAAATTCTGTGAGCTATTGGCTCAAGGAAGTCACCTGGCAGAAAGACTTGCCAGCAAACTCACCATTG AAAATCATGATGATAGGAAGGTTGACCATGGACAGGAGCCACTGGCACCCAG